Proteins co-encoded in one Dendropsophus ebraccatus isolate aDenEbr1 chromosome 9, aDenEbr1.pat, whole genome shotgun sequence genomic window:
- the LOC138800555 gene encoding branched-chain alpha-ketoacid dehydrogenase kinase-like produces the protein MLRKNMLELVARGALNPPLRMSSILLRSRSTSATDHNHVELARERSKTVTSFYNQSSIDQAAEKPSVRLTPTTMLYSGRSQDGSHILVRAIIPAQELPVRIAHRIKGFRSLPFIIGCNPTILHVHELYIRAFQKLSEYPPITDHEVESQYCKLLRQLLDDHKDVVTQLAEGLRECRKHIQDEKVIRYFLDKTLTSRLGIRMLATHHLSLHEDRPDFVGIICTRLSPKKIIEKWVILPAALLPFSRRLCEHKYGNAPRVRINGHVAARFPFIPMPLDYILPELLKNSMRATMESHIDTPYNVPDISITIANNDIDLIIRISDRGGGISHNHLERVMDYHFTTAETSTQDPRINPIFGNMVDMVNSGQSGPMHGFGFGLPTSRAYAEYLGGSLCIQSLQGIGTDVYLRLKHIDGKEESFRI, from the exons CGGATGTCCTCCATACTGCTGCGATCCCGCTCCACCTCTGCCACAGATCACAACCACGTGGAGTTGGCCCGAGAGAGGTCCAAGACCGTCACCTCCTTCTACAACCAGTCCAGCATCGACCAGGCGGCGGAGAAG CCCTCGGTACGTCTCACCCCCACCACCATGCTGTACTCGGGACGGTCTCAGGATGGCAGCCACATTCTGGTAAgagccatt ATACCTGCACAAGAGCTCCCTGTCCGCATCGCACACCGGATCAAAGGTTTCCGCAGCCTCCCTTTCATCATCGGCTGTAACCCCACCATCCTCCATGTG CATGAGCTTTATATCCGTGCCTTCCAGAAGCTGAGCGAGTATCCTCCG ATCACAGACCACGAGGTGGAGAGCCAATACTGCAAACTTCTCCGACAGCTGCTCGACGACCACAAGGACGTGGTGACCCAGCTGGCCGAGGGGCTGAGAGAGTGCCGCAAGCATATACAG GATGAGAAAGTGATCCgatacttcctggataaaacattGACATCACGACTTGGCATACGGATGCTGGCCACCCATCACCTGTCCCTGCACGAGGatcgg CCAGATTTCGTCGGCATAATCTGCACCCGTCTGTCACCCAAGAAGATTATAGAGAAGTGGGTGATTTTGCCCG CCGCTTTGTTGCCTTTTTCCAGGCGCCTTTGTGAACATAAGTACGGTAATGCCCCCCGGGTGCGGATTAATGGCCACGTAGCTGCCCGCTTCCCATTCATCCCGATGCCCCTGGATTATATCCTCCCAGAGCTGCTGAAGAACTCTATGCg GGCGACCATGGAGAGTCACATTGATACTCCCTACAATGTCCCGGACATCTCCATCACCATCGCCAACAATGACATCGACCTGATAATCCG GATCTCTGACCGAGGTGGCGGCATTTCTCACAACCATCTAGAGAGAGTTATGGATTACCACTTCACCACCGCAGAGACCAGCACTCAGGATCCCAGAATCAACCCCATATTCGGAAATATGGTGGACATGGTGAACAGCGGCCAGTCTGGACCCATGCATGG GTTTGGCTTTGGTCTCCCCACCTCCCGTGCATACGCAGAGTACTTGGGTGGCTCCCTCTGCATTCAGTCACTACAGGGCATCGGAACGGATGTCTACCTGCG